One window of Candidatus Nitrospira kreftii genomic DNA carries:
- a CDS encoding hypothetical protein (conserved hypothetical protein) has protein sequence MILSTTNSIEGKNVTKYLGLVSGDAILGANIFRDFFASVRDIVGGRSAGYEKELRKAKDIALGEMREQAKNLGANAIVGIDIDYETIGANSSMLMVSANGTAVIVE, from the coding sequence ATGATTCTGTCGACGACCAACAGCATTGAAGGTAAGAACGTCACGAAGTATCTCGGCTTGGTGTCCGGGGATGCGATCCTCGGCGCGAATATCTTTCGTGATTTTTTTGCGTCGGTCAGGGACATCGTCGGCGGACGATCAGCAGGGTATGAAAAGGAACTCCGGAAGGCTAAGGATATCGCCCTCGGAGAAATGCGGGAGCAGGCCAAGAACTTGGGTGCCAACGCGATCGTCGGTATCGATATCGATTATGAAACGATCGGCGCCAACAGCAGCATGTTGATGGTGAGCGCCAATGGCACCGCTGTGATAGTCGAATAA
- a CDS encoding hypothetical protein (conserved protein of unknown function) — MTQLTKAEYLGLGRRIMPLLGSALCGPSADALRELARAYDPSADDSRIGAEVFLFHKYLLMQACVGVFPEAHVDHIVGGLFAALSERASGLELGPDRQQAMDEMWRLRAGQFDEPFSQDRVQLLDEASGPIHWKQTISRFCRNVHDTVDPPDIWAGTNGPSHLASQSVTAALDQMVSALEEMNRLQFGETV, encoded by the coding sequence ATGACACAGCTCACGAAAGCCGAGTATCTCGGACTGGGCCGTCGCATTATGCCGCTGCTCGGTTCGGCGCTGTGCGGACCCTCGGCTGACGCGCTCCGTGAACTGGCCCGAGCCTATGATCCATCTGCGGACGATTCTCGCATCGGCGCCGAAGTGTTTCTCTTCCATAAATATCTTCTGATGCAGGCCTGTGTGGGCGTGTTCCCCGAGGCGCATGTTGACCACATTGTCGGCGGGCTCTTCGCTGCGCTCAGCGAACGGGCCAGTGGACTGGAGCTTGGCCCAGACCGGCAGCAGGCGATGGATGAGATGTGGCGATTGCGGGCCGGGCAATTCGACGAGCCTTTTTCGCAAGATCGCGTGCAGCTGCTCGATGAAGCATCAGGGCCGATTCATTGGAAGCAGACGATCAGCCGGTTTTGCCGGAACGTGCATGACACAGTCGATCCACCAGATATCTGGGCCGGGACCAACGGCCCGTCCCATCTCGCGAGCCAATCCGTCACAGCAGCGCTTGATCAGATGGTTTCGGCTTTAGAAGAGATGAATCGGCTGCAGTTTGGCGAGACCGTATAG
- a CDS encoding hypothetical protein (conserved membrane protein of unknown function): MNDFAKYALYFLLGGSIVSFSTYLGSQGKSFLAAMVSTFPAITGVTFILLYAGGGGPTTVDYAKNLLWFVPPWTVYVVTMIIGIPRLGFWPAMAGSLVLYMGCIGLVKMMVR, encoded by the coding sequence GTGAATGACTTCGCGAAATATGCGCTCTACTTTTTGCTGGGTGGCTCGATCGTCAGCTTCTCCACCTATCTTGGCTCGCAGGGCAAGTCGTTTCTCGCCGCCATGGTCAGCACCTTTCCCGCCATCACCGGCGTCACCTTTATTCTGCTGTATGCCGGCGGCGGCGGACCAACCACCGTCGATTATGCCAAGAACTTGCTGTGGTTCGTCCCGCCCTGGACCGTCTACGTCGTCACCATGATCATCGGCATTCCCCGCCTTGGCTTCTGGCCGGCGATGGCCGGATCGCTGGTCCTGTACATGGGATGTATCGGGTTGGTGAAGATGATGGTGCGCTAG
- a CDS encoding hypothetical protein (conserved membrane protein of unknown function), translated as MASEPDQLAPNHVPHVGAALVLLPIGATFGYYVLPIPLREQLLIQLAPQLLAYMGFGLWATRVSHAQAQLGLGRKKIWDGFRWGVMTGLLLGSLNTWIILAVYPAFGYDITFLKHTPHGRLPILLMMPWVICGIALFVELNFRGFLLGRLAELESHWRGVESSRRLTPVALAVSAVTFTFDPFLVNTFQHLHWIALWDGLIWGSIWLRTRNLYITIVAHAIEVMVMYGAVKSAIG; from the coding sequence ATGGCGTCAGAGCCGGACCAGCTGGCTCCAAATCACGTCCCCCATGTGGGGGCAGCACTGGTACTGCTTCCCATCGGAGCCACGTTCGGCTACTACGTGCTTCCCATTCCTCTCCGGGAACAGCTCCTCATCCAATTGGCTCCACAACTCCTGGCCTACATGGGGTTCGGCCTCTGGGCCACGCGTGTGTCGCATGCTCAGGCTCAGCTCGGTCTGGGAAGGAAAAAGATTTGGGACGGATTCCGTTGGGGAGTCATGACGGGGCTCTTGCTGGGGTCGCTGAACACGTGGATCATTCTCGCCGTCTATCCTGCTTTCGGCTATGACATCACGTTCTTGAAGCACACGCCTCACGGTCGGCTTCCCATCCTCCTCATGATGCCGTGGGTGATCTGCGGCATCGCGCTGTTCGTCGAGCTGAACTTCCGAGGCTTTCTCTTGGGGCGTCTGGCAGAACTGGAGTCGCACTGGCGAGGGGTTGAGTCAAGCAGGCGCTTAACACCCGTGGCTCTTGCAGTCAGTGCAGTAACCTTTACATTCGATCCTTTCTTGGTGAATACGTTTCAACACCTCCATTGGATCGCCCTCTGGGACGGGCTCATCTGGGGAAGCATCTGGCTGAGGACGCGCAACCTCTACATCACCATCGTTGCACATGCGATTGAAGTCATGGTGATGTACGGTGCCGTGAAAAGTGCGATCGGGTGA
- a CDS encoding hypothetical protein (conserved protein of unknown function), with translation MNVRSSPPQRLATMLVVLWGIASPSIGWSLDVTQPIPTERRETVSLADAAVRALQHNLDITISRYTKESRLADIIIEQSKFDPTLSVNGQYNRTVNPLNRPVFGGTDFILEQIRVFDQRLHSLTFDASTNLVTGGNLDINYSPSRTSINQNLARGFLFNPAWTGGLAFTFTQPLLRNAGIGINKTFIKVAQNNAEVEQHVFRDRVMTVVATVEQTYWELVFANENLHVAQAAMKAAEELLATNRAKTKAGIMSIVDVLQAEAAVASRVEQVLVAEKAIHDQEDQLRRLLNPGEDELRQDVRLSPADSPMTFLEPISLQEAIDTAIEQRPEVAQAKKNIESGELNRRFARNQLLPTLSFQGTMGLAGLGADYGDSFTRNFSGDFYNYGAGLVFSYPLGNRSAISTYNKRKLESQNAEVTLANVRQQIIVGVREAVRRVQTDFKRIETTRSARIMAEKQLQAEQERLKVGLSTTRFVLDFQRDLATAQGNELRAIVDYNKSLSNLARHKATTLDRYQLELS, from the coding sequence ATGAATGTCAGATCCTCGCCCCCTCAGCGTTTGGCGACAATGCTCGTCGTCCTGTGGGGCATCGCATCTCCATCAATTGGATGGAGCTTGGACGTGACGCAACCAATACCCACGGAACGGCGGGAGACCGTCTCCTTGGCCGATGCAGCGGTTCGCGCGCTGCAGCACAACTTGGACATCACCATCAGCCGTTACACGAAAGAAAGCCGCTTGGCCGACATTATCATTGAACAATCCAAGTTCGATCCAACCCTGAGCGTGAACGGTCAATACAACAGGACCGTGAATCCGCTTAATCGACCTGTGTTCGGAGGCACCGACTTTATACTTGAACAGATAAGAGTCTTTGACCAACGCCTCCACTCGCTGACCTTCGATGCATCGACAAACCTCGTGACCGGCGGTAATCTCGATATCAACTACAGTCCGTCCCGCACCAGCATCAATCAAAATCTCGCGCGAGGATTTTTATTCAATCCGGCTTGGACAGGCGGACTGGCCTTTACATTCACTCAGCCACTCCTAAGAAATGCGGGGATCGGAATCAACAAGACCTTTATTAAGGTCGCGCAAAATAATGCCGAGGTCGAGCAGCATGTCTTTCGGGACCGCGTCATGACCGTTGTCGCCACGGTGGAACAAACGTACTGGGAACTAGTTTTTGCGAATGAAAATCTGCACGTCGCACAGGCCGCCATGAAGGCTGCGGAAGAACTCCTTGCGACAAACCGAGCCAAGACAAAAGCGGGTATCATGTCGATCGTCGATGTACTCCAAGCCGAAGCCGCGGTCGCGTCGAGAGTGGAACAGGTGTTGGTGGCTGAAAAGGCCATTCACGATCAAGAGGATCAGCTGCGACGCCTTTTAAACCCAGGGGAAGACGAGCTGCGCCAGGACGTACGGCTTTCGCCGGCTGATTCGCCAATGACGTTCCTTGAGCCCATCAGTCTGCAAGAAGCCATTGATACGGCGATCGAGCAGCGCCCGGAGGTCGCTCAGGCAAAGAAAAACATTGAATCTGGAGAGCTGAATAGGCGGTTCGCCAGAAATCAATTGCTCCCGACGCTCTCATTCCAAGGGACCATGGGACTCGCCGGGCTGGGCGCAGACTACGGCGACTCCTTCACCAGAAATTTCAGCGGTGACTTCTATAACTATGGCGCCGGGCTGGTCTTCAGCTATCCACTCGGCAATCGTTCCGCCATCAGCACGTACAATAAGAGGAAACTCGAGTCCCAAAACGCCGAGGTCACACTCGCCAACGTCCGGCAGCAAATCATCGTCGGTGTCCGTGAAGCCGTGCGCCGAGTCCAAACCGACTTCAAGCGCATTGAAACCACCCGATCGGCACGCATCATGGCCGAGAAACAGTTGCAAGCCGAGCAGGAACGATTAAAAGTCGGGCTCAGCACGACGCGTTTCGTACTCGATTTCCAGCGTGATCTCGCCACCGCTCAGGGCAATGAGCTACGGGCGATCGTCGATTACAACAAGTCCTTGTCGAACCTCGCGCGCCACAAAGCAACGACATTGGACCGTTATCAGCTCGAGCTCTCGTAG
- a CDS encoding hypothetical protein (conserved protein of unknown function), whose protein sequence is MKIHMRVCRREHSFVLGQVGAIGGFLCMVVGGVFFTDITASAQSLSGASSGQSLAGGVAPQFKFGGGTLYIDNQGTQGFLYTPGQHFESYSFRNPTTGQAWSGAVMTFGPQLSIGLIQGANQLGNATVLPGPPRQTPPLPPIESTLFDDHNPLP, encoded by the coding sequence ATGAAGATTCATATGCGTGTGTGCAGGAGAGAGCACAGCTTTGTTCTGGGTCAAGTCGGTGCAATCGGCGGTTTCCTGTGTATGGTCGTAGGAGGAGTGTTCTTCACCGACATTACCGCATCGGCGCAGAGCTTGTCAGGCGCCTCAAGTGGTCAGTCGCTGGCCGGTGGGGTTGCGCCTCAATTCAAATTCGGTGGAGGGACACTGTACATTGATAATCAGGGAACGCAGGGTTTTCTGTACACGCCGGGCCAGCATTTTGAATCCTATAGCTTTCGAAATCCGACAACGGGGCAAGCGTGGAGCGGGGCCGTGATGACGTTCGGGCCACAGCTGTCCATCGGACTGATCCAGGGTGCGAATCAACTAGGAAATGCAACCGTGTTGCCCGGGCCACCGCGCCAAACACCGCCGCTGCCCCCGATTGAATCCACACTCTTTGACGACCATAACCCCCTTCCGTAA